One genomic region from Magallana gigas chromosome 3, xbMagGiga1.1, whole genome shotgun sequence encodes:
- the LOC105345881 gene encoding voltage-gated potassium channel subunit beta-2 isoform X1, whose product MCSRTLAAPFHALEAPILNMSSRKMSSSSSSSLVTYRNLGKSGLRVSSIGLGTWVTFGGQVTDEVAEEILTLAYESGINFFDTAEVYAAGNKKDNPDLPSSAYEAIQETCEGAEITLGNILKKKAWRRSSYIISTKLYWGGKAETERGLSRKHIIEGLKASLERLQLDYVDIVFANKPDPHTPMEEIVRAFTFVINQGWAMYWGTSRWSPTEIMEAYSVARQFNLIPAVAEQAEYHLFQRDKVEVAMPELYHKIGVGTITWSPLAGGVLTGKYDDGVPIYSRAALKGYVWLKDKILSEDGRRQQAKLREAAVIADRIGCSITQLAIAWCLKNDNVNSVLLGASTVDQLYTNIQALQWIPKLTPAVMAELDKILGNRPGGRRDGFNRSSRRSISTQPKT is encoded by the exons ATG TGCAGTAGGACGCTAGCTGCGCCATTCCATGCCCTGGAGGCCCCCATTCTAAACATGAGCAGTCGCAAAATGAGTAGTTCCAGCTCCAGCTCACTGGTCACCTACAG aaaccTGGGGAAATCGGGTCTGCGAGTGTCGTCCATTGGACTAG GAACCTGGGTGACATTTGGCGGCCAGGTGACAGATGAG GTAGCAGAAGAAATACTAACATTAGCATATGAAAGTGGAATCAACTTTTTCGACACTGCTGAGGTTTATGCAGCTGGAAA CAAAAAAGACAACCCTGATTTACCTTCCTCTGCTTATGAGGCTATTCAGGAAACGTGTGAAGG AGCTGAAATTACCTTGGGGaatattctgaagaaaaaagcaTGGAGACGATCCAGTTACATCATATCCACTAAACTTTATTGGGGAGGAAA AGCAGAAACAGAGAGAGGATTATCAAGAAAGCATATCATTGAAG GATTAAAAGCTTCTTTAGAGAGGCTTCAGCTAGACTATGTGGATATTGTCTTTGCAAATAAACCTGATCCTCATACTCCAATGGAAG AGATAGTAAGAGCTTTTACATTTGTAATCAATCAAGGTTGGGCCATGTATTGGGGGACTTCTCGATGGTCGCCTACAGAGATCATG GAGGCCTATTCAGTGGCCAGACAGTTCAATCTTATCCCTGCTGTTGCTGAGCAAGCAGAATATCACTTATTTCAACGAGACAAAGTAGAAGTAGCCATGCCAGAATTATACCACAAAATAG GTGTTGGTACAATAACCTGGTCCCCTCTAGCAGGAGGAGTACTGACAGGGAAATATGATGATGGtgttcctatatattccagAGCAGCTCTCAAG GGTTATGTCTGGTTAAAAGACAAAATCTTGAGCGAGGACGGTCGACGCCAGCAGGCCAAGCTCCGAGAGGCTGCAGTCATAGCTGACAGAATCGGCTGTTCCATTACTCAGCTGGCCATTG CCTGGTGcttgaaaaatgacaatgtaAATAGTGTATTACTAGGAGCTTCAACGGTAGATCAGCTGTACACCAACATTCAGGCATTACAG TGGATTCCAAAGCTGACCCCAGCAGTTATGGCAGAACTTGACAAGATACTGGGAAATCGTCCTGGTGGAAGGAGAGATGGGTTTAACAG GTCATCTAGACGTTCCATTTCGACTCAGCCTAAAACATAA
- the LOC105345881 gene encoding voltage-gated potassium channel subunit beta-2 isoform X3, which produces MCSRTLAAPFHALEAPILNMSSRKMSSSSSSSLVTYRNLGKSGLRVSSIGLGTWVTFGGQVTDEVAEEILTLAYESGINFFDTAEVYAAGKAEITLGNILKKKAWRRSSYIISTKLYWGGKAETERGLSRKHIIEGLKASLERLQLDYVDIVFANKPDPHTPMEEIVRAFTFVINQGWAMYWGTSRWSPTEIMEAYSVARQFNLIPAVAEQAEYHLFQRDKVEVAMPELYHKIGVGTITWSPLAGGVLTGKYDDGVPIYSRAALKGYVWLKDKILSEDGRRQQAKLREAAVIADRIGCSITQLAIAWCLKNDNVNSVLLGASTVDQLYTNIQALQWIPKLTPAVMAELDKILGNRPGGRRDGFNRSSRRSISTQPKT; this is translated from the exons ATG TGCAGTAGGACGCTAGCTGCGCCATTCCATGCCCTGGAGGCCCCCATTCTAAACATGAGCAGTCGCAAAATGAGTAGTTCCAGCTCCAGCTCACTGGTCACCTACAG aaaccTGGGGAAATCGGGTCTGCGAGTGTCGTCCATTGGACTAG GAACCTGGGTGACATTTGGCGGCCAGGTGACAGATGAG GTAGCAGAAGAAATACTAACATTAGCATATGAAAGTGGAATCAACTTTTTCGACACTGCTGAGGTTTATGCAGCTGGAAA AGCTGAAATTACCTTGGGGaatattctgaagaaaaaagcaTGGAGACGATCCAGTTACATCATATCCACTAAACTTTATTGGGGAGGAAA AGCAGAAACAGAGAGAGGATTATCAAGAAAGCATATCATTGAAG GATTAAAAGCTTCTTTAGAGAGGCTTCAGCTAGACTATGTGGATATTGTCTTTGCAAATAAACCTGATCCTCATACTCCAATGGAAG AGATAGTAAGAGCTTTTACATTTGTAATCAATCAAGGTTGGGCCATGTATTGGGGGACTTCTCGATGGTCGCCTACAGAGATCATG GAGGCCTATTCAGTGGCCAGACAGTTCAATCTTATCCCTGCTGTTGCTGAGCAAGCAGAATATCACTTATTTCAACGAGACAAAGTAGAAGTAGCCATGCCAGAATTATACCACAAAATAG GTGTTGGTACAATAACCTGGTCCCCTCTAGCAGGAGGAGTACTGACAGGGAAATATGATGATGGtgttcctatatattccagAGCAGCTCTCAAG GGTTATGTCTGGTTAAAAGACAAAATCTTGAGCGAGGACGGTCGACGCCAGCAGGCCAAGCTCCGAGAGGCTGCAGTCATAGCTGACAGAATCGGCTGTTCCATTACTCAGCTGGCCATTG CCTGGTGcttgaaaaatgacaatgtaAATAGTGTATTACTAGGAGCTTCAACGGTAGATCAGCTGTACACCAACATTCAGGCATTACAG TGGATTCCAAAGCTGACCCCAGCAGTTATGGCAGAACTTGACAAGATACTGGGAAATCGTCCTGGTGGAAGGAGAGATGGGTTTAACAG GTCATCTAGACGTTCCATTTCGACTCAGCCTAAAACATAA
- the LOC105345881 gene encoding voltage-gated potassium channel subunit beta-2 isoform X2 — MSSRKMSSSSSSSLVTYRNLGKSGLRVSSIGLGTWVTFGGQVTDEVAEEILTLAYESGINFFDTAEVYAAGNKKDNPDLPSSAYEAIQETCEGAEITLGNILKKKAWRRSSYIISTKLYWGGKAETERGLSRKHIIEGLKASLERLQLDYVDIVFANKPDPHTPMEEIVRAFTFVINQGWAMYWGTSRWSPTEIMEAYSVARQFNLIPAVAEQAEYHLFQRDKVEVAMPELYHKIGVGTITWSPLAGGVLTGKYDDGVPIYSRAALKGYVWLKDKILSEDGRRQQAKLREAAVIADRIGCSITQLAIAWCLKNDNVNSVLLGASTVDQLYTNIQALQWIPKLTPAVMAELDKILGNRPGGRRDGFNRSSRRSISTQPKT; from the exons ATGAGCAGTCGCAAAATGAGTAGTTCCAGCTCCAGCTCACTGGTCACCTACAG aaaccTGGGGAAATCGGGTCTGCGAGTGTCGTCCATTGGACTAG GAACCTGGGTGACATTTGGCGGCCAGGTGACAGATGAG GTAGCAGAAGAAATACTAACATTAGCATATGAAAGTGGAATCAACTTTTTCGACACTGCTGAGGTTTATGCAGCTGGAAA CAAAAAAGACAACCCTGATTTACCTTCCTCTGCTTATGAGGCTATTCAGGAAACGTGTGAAGG AGCTGAAATTACCTTGGGGaatattctgaagaaaaaagcaTGGAGACGATCCAGTTACATCATATCCACTAAACTTTATTGGGGAGGAAA AGCAGAAACAGAGAGAGGATTATCAAGAAAGCATATCATTGAAG GATTAAAAGCTTCTTTAGAGAGGCTTCAGCTAGACTATGTGGATATTGTCTTTGCAAATAAACCTGATCCTCATACTCCAATGGAAG AGATAGTAAGAGCTTTTACATTTGTAATCAATCAAGGTTGGGCCATGTATTGGGGGACTTCTCGATGGTCGCCTACAGAGATCATG GAGGCCTATTCAGTGGCCAGACAGTTCAATCTTATCCCTGCTGTTGCTGAGCAAGCAGAATATCACTTATTTCAACGAGACAAAGTAGAAGTAGCCATGCCAGAATTATACCACAAAATAG GTGTTGGTACAATAACCTGGTCCCCTCTAGCAGGAGGAGTACTGACAGGGAAATATGATGATGGtgttcctatatattccagAGCAGCTCTCAAG GGTTATGTCTGGTTAAAAGACAAAATCTTGAGCGAGGACGGTCGACGCCAGCAGGCCAAGCTCCGAGAGGCTGCAGTCATAGCTGACAGAATCGGCTGTTCCATTACTCAGCTGGCCATTG CCTGGTGcttgaaaaatgacaatgtaAATAGTGTATTACTAGGAGCTTCAACGGTAGATCAGCTGTACACCAACATTCAGGCATTACAG TGGATTCCAAAGCTGACCCCAGCAGTTATGGCAGAACTTGACAAGATACTGGGAAATCGTCCTGGTGGAAGGAGAGATGGGTTTAACAG GTCATCTAGACGTTCCATTTCGACTCAGCCTAAAACATAA